Part of the Temnothorax longispinosus isolate EJ_2023e chromosome 5, Tlon_JGU_v1, whole genome shotgun sequence genome is shown below.
tatggttatgcacctatgcaagtttgtctggatagaccttaaggtctatccagacaaactcgcatagcgcataaacgtAAGCATAAGGAAATTGATTAGtccatatatgtatgtatgtaccgggtggtaaaaaattatatgtcatGGCTTTGACAGATGATTCTCCAGATCGAGATCGGTAAAGATCTGAAAAAAGTTGCATCCGCAAAATTGATCTTGACCTTGAAATTTAAggtcaaacttttttattggcttaaaaaattctgctcATCAAGAGGAACAAAAGTCTTAAAGAGACCATAGGTCGCAAATAAACTCTTCAACCCAAAAGAAAACcataaagttgaaaaaattggGATATGTGATTTTGTCgcgaatattgataaaagaagTTCTGTCTTTCTCTATCGACAAACTGACAAATCAATTCatgcttttcttttccctcAGGAACAGAGAAAACTCATGTTCCGCTACCAACATAAGCAGTCTATGTTAATATGTCAtgatttaaatcgatttatcatttatattaattatattaatatatgtggcGGCTGGCCCTATCGCGCCTAagggccttggcacatagaaaaacttaagcagtaagaaatcaacagtatggattcgctaccgcttagggccgtgccttaagttcttgactgtgattggctgatttgcttactgcttgagttttactgcttaagtttttctatgtgccaaggccctTAGGCGCGATAGGGCCAGCCgccacatatattaatataattgatataaataataaatcgatttaaaccATAGACATATTAACATAGACTGCTTATGTTGGTAGCGGAACATGAGTTTTCTCTGTTCCTgagggaaaagaaaagcatGAATTGATTTGTCAGTTTGTCGATAGAGAAAGACAGAActtcttttatcaatattcgcGACAAAATCACATATCccaattttttcaactttatgGTTTTCTTTTGGGTTGAAGAGTTTATTTGCGACCTATGGTCTCTTTAAGACTTTTGTTTTTCTTGATgagcagaattttttaagccaataaaaaagtttgaccTTAAATTTCAAGGTCAAGATCAATTTTGCGGATGCAACTTTTTTCAGATCTTTACCGATCTCGATCTGGAGAATCATCTGTCAAAGCCatgacatataattttttaccacCCGGTACATACATGTGCATAAATAAGGGCGATAAGGGctatcgcacacaaaattgcatatgCTGCATAAGCATTGCATAAgaccgctggaccaatgaACATCTTATGTAAATCGATATGGTgactttatgctggatgctcattggtttagcggtTTTATGCTACGCTTAGGGGCTGCGCACAATGAAAGAAATAGGGAACAGAGAACAGGGAATAAGGAAcagttcaatattaatatataaaatttattaacatatgtaatttattaacacaGAATAGACAAACAGAGGAACAGCGCTAAGGAACAgtgatgaaattttattctatttctgtATGCCATATGcacaataaatatgttaatattaaactgtTCTCTATtctctattccctgttccggGTTCCCTATTCCTTTCATAGGCCTCgtttacaccgatcacttgatacgcgtattaaatagtaaataactagtaaataagtctgattattggctgatcagttcaaatatactatttgatacgcgtatcaaaagatcggtgtaaactattcgtatgtatttgaccggaaatgaatgtccgggaaagaatttaccatataaaattgtttgtattttgtatgaagacttttgaagtgcaattgaaaaggtttgtgagtcattcgtttaattgtaattaattaattatttttacaccatgcatttagccgaaatagataaattaataaaagtttttatacggaattgattgtattttgtatgaagagttattaagtgtgattaaaaaggtttgtgagtcacccagataattttaattaaatatttataaactcggtaattagccgaaatatagatttttagttattcatgttaaaagaagTAGGCGCTAGTGTTTTCGAAGGTCcgtctgcaatcagaattaatatgaacgttttaaaaattattttatactgaaataaataaatatacaggctaataaagcctgtagctataagcgatagttgctaattaagtttgtaaAGATGTACCAGCTGTGCAGGGTGAAGAGCAGGTTATCTCAAACGCCCTGCCACAACCCAATTAAAAGAGACTCAAATGTCATTACCGCTGAGAAGTACTTTTTGCCATTTAAGTTAGCATGTCAGAGCAACTGGATTGTCCATTGCGTTCcaccttgaattttttttacagtcgtTTATTAGGATTGCCCTACTTTTAAATTGAGcgcttttaaatgtattattattaaattaccgatatcgatatattattagtaatttaatattaaaacttgacAGAGTGACGTAAACTAATTCGCTCATAGTATTATAACAAAGTATTATGCGTTCAACCTCTCAAAAGCTAATAGCTTCTTTACTATGCTCTCTCTTTATGTCGATCGACTCAGATAAAAATCTCCgaagtctttctttctctcgcgatattCCTAGAGTAAAACTGTACAAAAGCTCTACGAAAttgacgatatttttcacggatCTGGTTCGAGTCTCGGCTCTTGAGGAAGGTGCGCATGTAGAAAGAGTACGCCAACACAGTTTATCCTGCAATGCTAAATGGTTATCAATTCTCTATAAGTTCTGTCCCAGGTAGCGCACATGGTCTTTTTGACGTCAATTTAAGGTCATTTTTCGTCCAAGACGTCATATGTCATTTATATGACGTGTATTTGGCGTCTTATTGTGGACGAAAGTATGACGTCATGAAAAGGACATGAATTAGAcgttattttaagaccaaatttggtacacaattttatttttattttttaagtttttcttaattaaaacagacccatatatattatagcatGAAGCTTGCAAGAGAATGCAGGAACGTTACAAGTTGCAATGCAATGTTGTAGACACAATTGCAACATTTCGTTGAAATATTAGAACaacattgcagaaatattataagaataatagaaaatatagtactATAACTTACTCCGTGAACATATATGCACATACATAAAGtaaagattgattttttttagatttgtttttttcaaatttgatttctaattatttttcaactttgattcaatttattaaaaaaattctttattttgtcaGGTAAAGTACAGGCGTTCTCATATAttgttaacattattatattaatattatattatgttaaatatacgaattttatattaataattattgtacattaattgtaattatgttattatttttaatatttaccggttattatcattaaacaatttttgaacACTATAAAGATATGTTATATAGGAGTATTAGCAACAAGGAAGCGCCAGAGTCAAAGGATCACCACTAGTCCGTTCGATCATCGATGTCAAGCAACGTTAAGTGCGGTACTGACTTTGGATGGGTGACCGCGCGGCTGTATGCACACATGacatgtacataataaatgtattttctttttttttgtttttctaaaattcttaATTCACAAAAGCATAACGGCATATACATACCTTTAAATGACTTATATTTATGTCATTTTTAgagcatttataaaattattataaacttacGTTATATGGGTGTTTCTACGTAAATAGCGTTTTTTACTGTCCAAGCTTGTTATATGTTCATGATTGAGAGGAGGGTAAGCAAGCGTTGTGAAAGTTCACTACTGCATCGTATTTGAAGTATCGCACAATAATCTGCTAATTGGGGAGTGGCTTATCCAATGGAAACATGCAGAAACTCCTAAAAATGTCAGTTACCTGGCCTGTTCATTGTCGAAAATTCTCTATTCCAGTTACACTTACTCCCTCCAATTGCaaactcaattaaaaatttcccaTGTTTATTCAATCATAATATAGAACTAAGATTTTAACatcattattaaacataaatctCCCTTTGGAACCGAAAAAACCGGCTTCAAACTTGGTCCGGACATATAGAGTAAAATTgcacattttgaattttaccgCGGTTCCGCTATGTTGCATCGATTCAATGGGAGTCTGGTGTGGAGATTTCAAGAATTGGACATCAGGTGTGTTGTTTACATTGTTGGTGGTTGGTTGTTTTGAGCGTGATACAATCGTAATCGTGTATTTCACTTGAGAAAAGGTATGTCATAAAATTACGCGTCATTTGCCTGgcacatctttttttattatatcgcaGTAAATTTTTCCTTCTAGTGGTAAAATTCTGATGATATTCGGTAGGctaaacttgatttttaatgGAAATTGGTTTACGTCAATTCAGGAGAAAGTGAGATTAATTCAACCATGAAATGTCAGTCTACTGGCATGTCATTCACCTGGCCATTCGCATTCATGGGTTtgacgttgaaataaaatcaaacacggtaaaaaacgttgaaataaaatgatttttatatttacagatggTTAAAAAAGCGACTCCACGATGTGGAGTCGCTCTAGAAAATGTGTCAAAAATGGTAAACCggcatttatcaaattaaatttttttgctaattGTGAATTTATCTCGGGAATAAGTAATTTTAGGAATTTTTTTGACATTTCCTCTCAAAATCACTCATTGTTGaggtaattcaatattttactagACATGCAAAGTCGACTCATTACCGCACTTTACCAGATCACTGATGAATAAGCTATTACTTTCAGGTTTTTGATGTTGTAGTACGCTGGCTTTCAGGGTATGTTTCACTCAAAAacagggaaaaaaaattttttttaggtatGTTTGAAATTGAGAGATTTGCAATCTAAAAAAACGCTATTTACGTAGAAACACCCATATACTGATGTAAATTTGACGTCACTTATGCTGTGACAAATGGCCGTCAATATAGAGTCATTTAGACGTTATACTGACCGTCAGTTTGTCGTACGTTCTGGCGAATGCGTACGTAAAAAAGACGTCTAATTGACAACGTTGTGCTACCTGGGGTATTGtttacacataaattatagaacatctcttttttttcgatgtcctgtgaaattgtataatagagttacaaataaagataaagccaCACTTTACGTATAATCTGATTCAGTCTTTgctaatgttacataataacgTGCGAAAGAACTAACAGTTAGACTATTTAAGAAactatttaagaattttaattgatactgGAAGCATAAAACTGTTCAGCTAGCTTTACACAAGATAttggttttcttttttatgaaattgtcaaattatgattatgataCATTTCTACATTATCACCAGCATCAAatctaatcttatttatcgTGATACTCTTGAGAAACTGTTAATCCATTGTCTTAACTCGATCGCGGCGCAGAACTGCGTCCACCAATATTGTTCCTCTCCCTCCAATCGATTCCCGTAAAAGCTGTCTACATATTGAACAGTCGATACAACGATGACGGATTAGTCTGAAATTAAGCACACGTTAACAATCACTCTTCTTACTAAAATCACAATTCTCTTTTCAATCGCATACCTTGATTATGACCACGGTCTTACACACAGGTCTGGAAACTCAGACCGATTTTGGTGGTGGGGGATGGTCGTTTTAGCAAGgaacaatttatttcacgGCGTTGTCACCATGCATCGCTGTCATCGCGAAGTGTAGATGGTAACCCATGGTAACGTGACAACAATCTTTTAATTGCGCTTAATTCAAgtgcatttttgaaaatgacattttatgacattttttgaTGACATTTCTTTGAGCTAAGTTGAAAGACTTTTTTCAGTTCTTGAGGACATGGACAGCGACATGGATTGAAAATAACatctttcttttgtaaatctttttttatatgacattttctttctttaaataactGTCACAGTAAAAAGGTTAGTATCGACCTTAATTGTGTGTACAACTGCATTGATATTTCTTGGAATGAGAATGTAAATATTGTGAATATACTTGTAAATTAACTATGGATTTTCAAAACGGGttattatttacttcattATTTACTTCCTAAAGACTTATAGccttcaactttttaattaatcttataaaaccGAGGCATACATAAGGTAAGAATCAGAATTAATACAAGTCGACCGCGCTCATACCGCGTCATCTTTAAATAGtgtaaattaagaataaattatcaatttattaatttgcgcattcgtataataaaagatttcaaacgttttttcttaatacaaagttatttattattcctttCCTCATTTGGAACTTCAATTATTGCCTATCTGACACTCACGATTTTGAATTTACTAATTACTATTTCCGTCCTTGTCCCACCACATAGTACATACACTGACGGATGGCAGCGACTCTTGCGGTCAAAAAGCGAGTTATTTTCTTCGTCGCTAAGACGACCATCCCCCACCACTAGAGTTTCCAGACCTGTGTGTGACCGTGATTATGACAGACCAGCACGGGAGTCAGATCGTCGGCAGCAGGTATGCCTCTTTCCGACGCCATGGAGAAGAGATTCATGATGGTAGTCGCGCAACGAAATACACACTGCAACTTATTCCTAGGAGTTTTATACGCCGATATCACAGCCAATTCAGCCTGCGCCCATGACCAGGGGCATTCGTAAtgataaacttttgaaatgtGTAGGTCCCTGTGATTTGGAGTTACGACTTTTGCCAACTTATTGATGTGACCGTGAAAAAGCTGGTCCCTATATACATCTCCATCTTCATTTAGATAGAGCGCATTGTGGTATACCCGTGCCATGACGGTTCTTTCCACCACGACTCTCGCCAAATCTAACTAGTTGACGCTTGCCGCTGaaagtaaaaagtaagttCAGACGTCTCTGAGCACTCCGCTAAGATCAAttgcgagataaataattatattcatgtaCATTGCCAAATCGGATCGTTGTCCATTTCCACGTGGATCTTCCCTAGAAAATTATCCACGTACGAGATCCCGTTTCTCGTCAGCTAGCGTAAGCTTTTTAAACTCTTCGCAGAAACGCAGGAGGAAagccttctttttttccaaaaataccCTCACAAACGGATACAAGATGATTATTGATAGCATCCCAATCGCACTTAACTCGCACGcataatctgaaaaatattattattaaacagttaacatcttacatttaaacatcttacatttacttatacattacatagggtagaccggggcacgttgtcacacatttggttcaatattttttatattttttacattcaatatttaagagtactttgatgtgccaaaatttcgagagaaccctcagcttcaattggacagtatcgaattttgtgtgattgttactctacagttgttacataacaataaataacgacaggtcgcttgtgacaacgtgccccgtgaccggggcacgttgtcacatcaaatgtaattgcatgcaaaatgttatccaaactgtatttaacgtaaatatcaatatattatagtgcactg
Proteins encoded:
- the LOC139813450 gene encoding GTPase-activating protein and VPS9 domain-containing protein 1-like; translated protein: MARVYHNALYLNEDGDVYRDQLFHGHINKLAKVVTPNHRDLHISKVYHYECPWSWAQAELAVISAYKTPRNKLQCVFRCATTIMNLFSMASERGIPAADDLTPVLVCHNHGHTQVWKL